A genomic region of Arachis stenosperma cultivar V10309 chromosome 9, arast.V10309.gnm1.PFL2, whole genome shotgun sequence contains the following coding sequences:
- the LOC130948328 gene encoding uncharacterized protein LOC130948328 encodes MLLIKISHVSGDCEDGRDKTKKEKKRKKTRNKKNKKRKASPTSSSETETTDSDSSTSESEAQEDSENSGRKHPGKKGKKSEESSPAEKEKKKKKTKTTPKKTQQKKKKVVVEDSPPEEDQYFDGERYEISSDELDEWLRENVDKSAAEGENQADLRSTEGRYVSSETLPAVNLGSDDPSSQGRTEQSSVNQPSQSM; translated from the exons ATGCTGTTAattaaaatatctcatgttTCAGGGGATTGTGAAGATGGCAGAGACaagacaaaaaaagaaaaaaaaagaaaaaaaacaagaaataaaaaaaacaaaaaaaggaagGCAAGTCCAACATCGTCTTCGGAGACAGAAACTACTGACAGTGACTcttctacctctgagtctgAGGCTCAAGAAGACTCAGAGAATTCGGGAAGAAAGCACCCCggcaaaaaggggaaaaa GAGCGAAGAATCATCACCTgcggagaaggagaagaaaaagaaaaaaacaaaaacaactcCAAAAAA aacacaacaaaaaaagaaaaaagttgttGTGGAGGATTCACCTCCTGAAGAAGATCAATACTTTGACGG TGAGAGATATGAAATATCAAGTGACGAACTCGATGAATGGCTAAGGGAAAACGTTGATAAATCTGCTGCAGAGGG GGAGAACCAAGCTGACCTGCGATCGACAGAAGGTCGCTATGTGTCCTCTGAAAC ACTACCGGCTGTGAACTTGGGAAGTGATGATCCTTCCTCTCAAGGACGCACAGAACAGAGTAGTGTAAACCAGCCGTCACAGagcatgtaa
- the LOC130948329 gene encoding uncharacterized protein LOC130948329, whose amino-acid sequence MALSDHPRGEFISPKTKMEFKVEAYPSFIPFIDRKKLTSHPYIYAPVCHSGHWWLWLINTTKRKCQILDPLHKKAPSDERKDINKFTGYVFSRLITYAGGKPLEKGEKEKEIKASYVKISGQKTSYDCAIYVMKWLELIEPENIKKGKYEWDNWPQEEVDHYRVEYAS is encoded by the exons ATGGCACTTTCGGATCACCCAAGGGGGGAATTCATATCACCGAAAACGAAAATGGAATTCAAGGTGGAAGCCTACCCGAGTTTCATTCCCTTCatagatagaaaaaaattaacttcacatccatat ATTTATGCTCCTGTTTGCCACTCGGGACATTGGTGGTTATGGCTGATAAATACAACAAAGCGGAAATGTCAAATACTTGACCCGCTACACAAAAAAGCTCCAAGCGATGAGAGAAAGGACATTAATAAATTCACT GGATATGTATTTTCAAGATTGATAACATATGCCGGCGGGAAACCTCTGGAGAAAGgcgagaaggagaaggaaattAAAGCATCATATGTTAAAATATCAGGCCAAAAAACAAG CTATGACTGCGCTATCTACGTTATGAAGTGGCTTGAGTTAATTGAGCCGGaaaacatcaaaaaggggaagtatgaATGGGATAATTGGCCACAG GAGGAGGTGGACCACTATAGAGTGGAGTATGCTTCCTAG